From Dermatophagoides farinae isolate YC_2012a chromosome 10, ASM2471394v1, whole genome shotgun sequence, a single genomic window includes:
- the LOC124500390 gene encoding uncharacterized protein LOC124500390 isoform X5 has protein sequence MSTVSPLSSTTTTTTTSLNTQQQEQQQQQQQQQSSNNNNNTSSNQISSSSSSSSTSTSSKSKTKYNPFDINQIFKGKSLENPKTSVIVPKHGLQTVGKVLVGRRVPPPANVTSSSSSSTSTLSTTTTTTTTSNIGLNSSAINDDNQQQISSTANNSSNNSSSNSSTLDNTNNLSCLNTNNNIVENHNYNNNNEKIGDSINQNNTTTRSLSTGLNQGLPNDKEEESSSSSLKGETGSGSQKDTTQHLIGQQQQNPSKCSITQSVVNHHHAQSHHPPSSFSHHHPQQKQQHHPQLPPTDLYSPMPQTAQNHAHAYQQQYQKQFQKEFPPISTAGGDVGGRDKSASIPKESNILGAAGGGSRRESLATEYQQKQHRQTPPLQLKGPANVLQDGGGERENDQNQSGSGYHVRDHSADYHHSYRHNHPNNNKNLHHSSSASNLPSSQMSAANDLLYHLPTANDFPLIMSSSSKNISDPLNPQQSLNRNTNRRNDGYSSSSSNQNYGPTGGSSGNSRKSHNRSERKFALEKPAIIDDKELKSLDKILKTDLDCDWADEKEIDYGAKIHFSDGDDSTDDDDDRESNKTMEREDSQPKSVESSTKSIPSSLMRDNVRQSAYHPSSREASASNSMSMYPPPSNRGQMDPRTAVPPPNIPPHEANRYYGRKSDPLYETINRKDNLNEHYDERRGEYHVSSRSQQLPRGGGRYLQQQYLPPPPPPLQPQLQMQPSRSSRENGRGDHSGSSQMNCVGSEEENWRPKPRLKDEVSNAVLRGRQSRDADHDEMMMPPPPPQSNRDRRDSTRDYRSDRLGGPSSGGYSLSGNKSSIYPPPNLPPRLQKQIEQNMHQKNSSARTRSPSQQQQGDQIMNGGQVLMDQRHSYRDYPSSQSIYDQRGVPQRDSHHRRTPPDVSYNDGGRQSSGRFNTQKNEPASWRNTKPNDNRETLPSQQSSNRKDSSDVSSSSSSTTSATTKPTPLSQSQSDPHHLEQSKESPSKDLPNTNKTHHESIESKPSAAQPPESEIEVVETPVSDPPPEKEILPEDGSNTETSATNKPAVEPSKVDAQSNQNVENEVNSQQQKQSPVLSTNQQPSTLTNQKSYKEDNGSGSHTNQQPQHYRSTNSRGSYADSHQQSRRRDGGSRYMDHSNDNRQHPQRKYSNNSTVSSDRYTPPSTCPSNQIQRRDNYTNSNYQHQGSSSNYQHNQSQQPTYKSNVDSSSIEHSSSQLQQQTYDSTNNRSRHDSISSNSTNTTTSTTNTPAPTPPVVAPVSSPPPPPPPPSQTTALTNTTTNNNNVIVSTATSLPSGPVVGLSTNIRAISTYGPPPTTAKVFGDQAMIQPASTTPPVQNSNVEKRNTTGPNPVTNQNQAIKHASGGSSGNVVNKPQPQGTSNRRDERNDHHHPQQRISSGGHHRPSSGAGSSSSRYGSRNVQQSKPQRSSTHHGSASGPNSAVSHKSMVPPVSKSPGASSISNAPTARQQSTTSNSSAAATRQESEDFIQDEWETASESSDLMERSMAEVSSSAENRNKLNDEKPSSQAQQQTSASNTTASKHGSDRTIYTSKSSAHQPPSSLHHHQQQDHHGSYRTSGRHDRGERPSNRGNDSMYQQHHSSSSSRHHGSSSAIMNSYHARSSGGVSRHTTRGGGSGNSSTSGYRGGSGNNSTMLSSSAPKRSSNQGSLSMAPNSNYHGNQRHHEQQMNVAMSKMTLSDSHDAEDTSLKSSERNRKNSSGGPVQSHQSSGRHHGSNTMGDSSTTVINNQQKQTYTESEQQQQQGTMANKKMAQPHDQQHLNNNRSRRKSDQRSSKPNNNNKSNQNQQQQSQTKSANTNRSQQDSTQIINQKDSVQEHNKSAGNVTTVQRSNSNSSSSNFDQSNQDSSLVSRDDGQSSITKESSTTNPSTTVVKKTETPLNITRIPDMIDEVVSTTPSTVATNNNNSATSISQSISSSTSKSYTVNSTTASTTSAINEELNMKIASVKKVWDTAPNEIQTTNNNNNSQQTQSSGERKNSLLSATSPTDKTQQQQQQKINNGNLSNIKKQSNPNIFTASGNAQIINATSPPVVVSTSAYSGFQHHQNVLQTPTSPPTISHQIYQNPLAAATNPQQNPAALAAAFHQYNAASGQLSHHDQTNFTGNPAANTTNASQASAGLSHSHGAQVTFPHIPAFAMHQQPNVVAAVQQSQFNQMALAMMQASSNAPAANLQFLTQLNAAQPQALGPANTNDHQFNKFTLAAANPNAVAMMKSTTATFVPHHPHHHQQANHHNLQQTAGGWPATGQQLQQANQQHFFTQLAAAATNPAANALGGFVPAPLNLNNAAGASAILPTNGSQTQLSQNSYHNNRQTAGTMQRVDPSVVGNPNMASIRSFAMGPTADQMHHHQMATASNQFMNDGQANRTTGSAAGIVANQQHNVAGHQNHRNSHQFFAGPQPNATPQTSQALNIQAAANWTAAAAANQQLAFFNHQNKMQHQANGRSQPQGQPQQFPMHLMMNNALAAAAHHAGGHHVQQHQMNSRTSPLTNTNSFPNNSVVANAGNSYQPNPIQRPNAQQSGVVGKGGMMNQSSNNRNGSNKSFNNQQGIGKSRQYQNRNNSTPSPGTNINNNSAINQTNTATSTNVNADYNESGSTGTTNTSQTSTVPATNITGTVKD, from the exons atgTCTACAGTGTCACCATtatcttcaacaacaacaacaacaacaacatcattgaataCGCAGCAACAggagcagcagcaacaacaacaacagcaacaatcatcgaataataataataatacaagcAGCAATCAaatttcgtcatcatcatcgtcatcatcaacgtcgACTAGTTCAAAATCGAAAACCAAATATAATCCTTTCGATATAAACCAAATTTTCAAAGGaaaatcattggaaaatccaaaaacttctg TTATTGTACCAAAACATGGCTTACAAACAGTTGGAAAAGTTTTGGTTGGACGTCGTGTACCTCCACCTGCCAAtgttacatcatcatcatcatcatcaacatcaacattgtcaacaacaacaacaacaacgactacATCTAACATTGGATTAAATTCATCAGCAATCAACGACGATAATCAGCAACAAATATCTTCAACAGCAAATAACAGTAGTAATaatagcagcagcaacagcagtaCTTTGGACAATACAAATAATCTTAGTTGTTTAAATACGAATAATAACATTGTtgaaaatcataattataataataataacgaaaaaatcgGCGACAGTATCAATCAGAATAATACGACGACAAGATCGTTGTCTACCGGATTAAATCAAGGTTTACCGAACGATAAAGAAGAGGAAAG ttcatcatcatcattgaaaggAGAAACAGGCTCAGGAAGCCAAAAAGATACGACCCAACATTTAATCggtcaacagcaacaaaatccGTCAAAATGTTCGATAACGCAATCTGttgtgaatcatcatcatgcccAATCTCATCATCCtccttcttctttttcacaTCACCAtccacaacaaaaacaacaacatcatccaCAATTACCACCAACAGATTTGTACAGTCCAATGCCTCAAACGGCGCAAAATCATGCTCATGCATACCAACAGCAATATCagaaacaatttcaaaaagaatttccGCCAATATCGACTGCTGGTGGCGACGTAGGAGGACGAGACAAATCTGCATCGATTCCCAAAGAATCGAATATTCTTGGTGCCGCAGGAGGAGGAAGTCGGCGAGAATCATTAGCAACGGagtatcaacaaaaacagcatCGTCAAACCCCTCCATTACAACTGAAGGGTCCAGCCAATGTACTGCAAGATGGAGGTGGCGAAAGAGAAAACGATCAGAATCAAAGCGGTAGTGGTTATCATGTTCGGGATCATTCAgccgattatcatcattcttatCGTCATAATCACCCtaataataacaagaatcttcatcattcatcatcggcATCGAATTTGCCATCATCACAAATGAGTGCTGCAAATGATCTACTTTATCATCTTCCGACTGCGAATGATTTTCCTTTGATTAtgtcatcatcttcaaaGAATATTTCTGACCCTTTGAATCCTCAGCAATCATTGAATCGCAATACTAATCGACGAAACGAT GGATATTCGTCTTcgtcatcaaatcaaaattatggACCTACCGGTGGTAGTAGTGGCAACAGCCGAAAAAGTCATAATAGATCCGAACG aaAATTTGCTCTTGAAAAACCAGCCATAATCGATGATAAAGAGCTAAAATCGTTGgataaaatattgaaaaccGATTTGGATTGTGATTGGGcagatgaaaaagaaatcgaTTATGGTGCCAAGATACACTTTagcgatggtgatgattctacggatgatgacgatgatcgtGAAAGTAATAAAACTATGGAAAGAGAAGATTCACAGCCAAAATCTGTTGAAtcttcaacaaaatcaattccatcatcattaatgagaGATAATGTTCGCCAATCTGCCTATCATCCATCTTCACGGGAAGCATCGGCATCCAATTCTATGTCAATGTATCCTCCACCATCTAATCGTGGACAGATGGATCCACGAACAGCAGTACCACCTCCAAATATACCGCCACATGAAGCCAATAGATATTATGGACGAAAATCTGATCCACTCTATGAAACTATCAATCGTAAAGATAATTTGAATGAG CATTATGATGAACGTCGTGGTGAATATCATGTTTCATCCAGATCACAACAATTGCCTAGAGGCGGTGGTAGAtatcttcaacaacaatatctcccaccaccaccaccaccactacaacCCCAATTACAGATGCAACCTTCGCGAAGCTCAAGAGAAAATGGACGTGGTGATCATAGTGGTAGTTCACAAATGAATTGTGTTGGTTCTGAGGAAGAAAATTGGCGCCCTAAACCTCGATTGAAAGATGAAGTTAGCAATGCTGTACTTCGAGGACGACAATCTCGAGATGCTGAccatgatgaaatgatgatgccgccgccaccaccacaatcTAATCGTGATCGACGTGATTCGACACGTGATTATCGTTCTGATCGCTTGGGTGGTCCATCTAGTGGTGGATATTCGTTATCTGGTAATAAATCATCGATCTATCCTCCTCCGAATTTGCCGCCACGTTTACAgaaacaaattgaacaaaacatGCATCAGAAAAATTCTAGTGCCCGAACACGATCGccttcacaacaacaacaaggtgATCAGATCATGAACGGTGGTCAAGTGTTGATGGATCAACGTCATTCGTATCGTGATTATCCTTCATCACAATCGATTTATGATCAAAGAGGTGTTCCACAACGAGATTCACATCATCGACGAACACCTCCTGATGTTAGCTATAATGATGGTGGACGACAATCATCTGGCCGCTTTAATACACAAAAGAATGAACCAGCTAGTTGGCGCAATACAAAGCCGAATGATAATCGAGAAACATTGCCATCTCAACAATCATCTAATCGAAAAGATTCTTCTGATGTatcttcatcgtcatcatctacgacttcagcaacaacaaaacctaCGCCTTTATCGCAATCACAAAGTGATCCACATCATTTGGAACAGTCGAAAGAATCTCCATCAAAAGATTTGCCCAATACCAACAAAACGCATCATGAATCCATTGAATCTAAACCTTCTGCTGCACAACCGCCAGAATCAGAAATTGAAGTTGTCGAAACACCTGTTTCGGATCCCCCACccgaaaaagaaattttaccAGAAGATGGCAGTAATACAGAAACATCAGCAACCAATAAACCGGCAGTCGAACCTTCAAAAGTGGATGCCCAATCAAATCAGAACGTTGAAAATGAAGTGAATTctcagcaacaaaaacaatcaccTGTGTTGTCGACAAACCAACAGCCATCTACGTTGACGAACCAAAAGAGTTACAAGGAAGATAATGGTAGTGGTAGTCACACTAACCAACAACCGCAACACTATCGAAGCACTAATTCAAGAGGATCATATGCCGATTCTCATCAACAATCACGAAGACGAGATGGTGGTTCTCGGTATATGgatcattcaaatgataatcgaCAACATCCTCAACGAAAATATTCCAACAATTCTACGGTATCTTCGGACCGTTATACGCCTCCATCGACTTGTCCTTCTAATCAAATTCAGCGCCGTGATAACTATACAAACAGCAATTATCAGCATCAAggttcatcatcgaattatCAACATAATCAATCTCAACAACCGACATATAAATCGAATGTGGATTCATCAAGCATAGAACATTCGTCCTCACAACTGCAACAACAGACTTATGATTCAACGAATAATCGATCTAGACATGATTCGATTAGCTCGAATTCGACCAATACGACTACGTCAACGACAAATACACCAGCACCTACCCCTCCGGTAGTTGCTCCTGTATCATCAccgccgccaccaccaccaccaccatcacaaaCAACAGCATTGACGAATACAAcaacgaacaacaacaatgtcatCGTTTCGACGGCTACATCATTGCCTTCAGGTCCCGTTGTTGGTCTTTCGACCAACATACGAGCCATTTCGACTTATGGTCCACCGCCTACTACCGCTAAAGTTTTTGGTGATCAAGCCATGATACAACCGGCATCTACAACTCCACCTGTCCAGAATTCTAATGTTGAGAAACGAAATACCACAGGACCAAATCCGGTaacaaaccaaaatcaaGCGATTAAACATGCGAGTGGTGGTTCCAGTGGTAATGTTGTAAACAAACCACAACCACAAGGAACATCGAATCGTCGTGATGAAcgaaatgatcatcatcatccacaacaACGTATTAGTAGTGGTGGACATCATCGACCTTCGTCTGGTGCTGGCAGCTCTTCGTCTCGATATGGTTCTCGAAAtgttcaacaatcaaaaccaCAACGTAGTTCCACTCATCATGGCTCGGCTAGTGGTCCAAATAGTGCAGTTTCGCATAAATCAATGGTTCCACCAGTATCCAAAAGTCCTGGTGCTTCATCCATTTCGAATGCTCCTACAGCTCggcaacaatcaacaacttCAAATTCATCGGCTGCCGCCACTCGACAAGAATCAGAAGATTTCATTCAAGATGAATGGGAAACTGCTTCTGAATCTAGTGATCTAATGGAACGAAGTATGGCTGAggtatcatcatcggcaGAAAATcgtaataaattgaatgatgaaaaaccaTCTTCTCAAGCTCAGCAACAAACAAGTGCTTCGAATACAACAGCATCTAAACATGGAAGTGATCGAACTATTTATACATCCAAATCATCGGCACAtcaaccaccatcatcattgcatcatcatcaacaacaggaTCATCATGGAAGCTATAGAACTAGTGGACGACATGATAGAGGAGAACGTCCGTCAAATCGTGgaaatgattcaatgtaTCAGCAACATCATTCATCGTCTTCATCCAGGCatcatggatcatcatcggcGATAATGAATTCCTACCATGCTCGTAGTTCTGGTGGAGTATCTCGTCATACCACAAGAGGAGGAGGGAGTGGAAATTCATCTACAAGTGGATATCGAGGTGGAAGTGGAAACAATAGCACTATGCTAAGCAGTTCAGCTCCAAAACGATCATCTAATCAAGGTTCGTTGTCGATGGCCCCAAACTCAAATTACCACGGTAATCAACGACATCATGagcaacaaatgaatgttgCCATGTCAAAAATGACATTGTCTGATTCACATGATGCTGAAGATACATCGTTAAAATCGTCCGAACGTAATCGCAAAAATTCTTCCGGTGGTCCAGTTCAGAGCCATCAAAGTTCTGGTCGGCATCATGGTTCGAATACTATGGGTGATTCTTCTACGACTGTgataaataatcaacaaaaacagacgTATACTGAatcagaacaacaacaacaacaaggtaCAATggcgaataaaaaaatggctcAACCACATGATCAGCAACAtctcaataataatagatcAAGACGAAAAAGTGAT CAGCGATCATCTAaacctaataataataataaaagtaaCCAgaatcagcaacaacaatcacaaacaaaaagtgCGAATACCAATCGATCACAACAAGATTCAactcaaataataaatcaaaaagatTCTGTACAAGAACATAACAAATCAGCTGGTAATGTAACAACAGTTCAACGTAGTAATAGTAATTCTTCGTCATCGAAtttcgatcaatcaaatcaggattcatcattggtttCGAGGGATGATGGACAATCATCCATCACGAAAGAATCTTCAACAACTaatccatcaacaacagtagtgaaaaaaactgaaacaCCGCTTAATATTACTAGAATTCCCGATATG ATTGATGAAGTTGTTTCTACCACACCATCAACAGTtgcaacaaataataataattctgcAACTTCAATTTCACAatcaatttcttcatcaacatcaaaaagCTATACAGTGAACAGTACAACAGCTTCGACAACATCGGCTATTAATGAAgaattgaatatgaaaattgcTTCTGTCAAAAAAGTTTGGGATACAGCACCGAATGAAATACAAacgacaaataataataataattcacaacaaacacaaagttctggtgaaagaaaaaattcgttgCTATCGGCAACTAGTCCAACTGATAAaactcaacaacaacaacaacaaaaaataaacaatggaaatttgtcaaacattaaaaaacaatcaaatccaaATATATTTACTGCTAGTGGAAATgcacaaataataaatgctACATCACCACCGgttgttgtttcaacatCGGCATACAGTGGTTTTCAGCATCATCAGAATGTGCTGCAAACTCCTACTAGTCCTCCAACAATATCGCATCAAATATATCAGAATCCATTAGCTGCTGCTACAAATCCACAACAAAATCCTGCTGCATTAGCTGCTGCATTTCATCAATACAATGCTGCCTCCGGTCAATTAtctcatcatgatcaaacaaatttcaCTGGTAATCCTGCCGCTAATACAACGAATGCATCACAGGCTTCTGCTGGATTAAGTCATTCACATGGGGCCCAAGTGACCTTTCCACATATTCCTGCATTCGCTATGCATCAACAACCGAATGTAGTCGCAGCGGTACAACAATCTCAGTTCAATCAAATGGCATTGGCTATGATGCAGGCTAGTAGTAATGCTCCGGCTGCAaatcttcaatttttaacTCAGCTGAATGCGGCGCAACCACAAGCTTTAGGACCAGCAAATACCAAcgatcatcaattcaataagTTTACGTTGGCTGCAGCAAATCCTAATGCGGTtgcaatgatgaaatcaacaacagccacaTTTGTTCCCCACCATCCACATCACCATCAGCAagccaatcatcataatttacAACAAACAGCTGGTGGATGGCCTGCAACTGGTCAACAATTACAACAGGCTAATCAACAACACTTCTTTACACAATTAGCTGCAGCAGCCACCAATCCAGCCGCAAATGCATTAGGTGGATTTGTTCCTGCTCCATTAAACCTGAATAATGCTGCTGGGGCCAGTGCAATTCTTCCAACAAATGGTTCGCAAACACAACTTTCACAAAATtcttatcataataatcgtcAAACAGCAGGTACCATGCAACGTGTTGATCCTAGTGTGGTCGGTAATCCAAATATGGCTTCTATTCGTTCGTTTGCAATGGGGCCAACAGCTGATCAGAtgcaccatcatcaaatggctACTGCTTCCAATCAATTCATGAATGATGGTCAAGCCAACAGAACAACCGGAAGTGCCGCTGGAATAGTAGCTAATCAGCAACATAATGTAGCTggtcatcaaaatcatcgaaattCACATCAATTCTTTGCAGGACCACAACCGAATGCCACGCCACAAACATCACAAGCATTGAATATACAAGCTGCTGCCAATTGGactgcagcagcagcagccaaTCAACAATTAGccttttttaatcatcaaaacaaaatgcaaCACCAAGCTAACGGGCGTTCACAACCACAAGGTCAACCGCAACAATTTCCTAtgcatttgatgatgaacaatgcTTTAGCTGCTGCCGCTCATCACGCTGGTGGTCATCatgttcaacaacatcaaatgaattcacGAACAAGTCCATTGACAAACACTAATTCTTTTCCTAACAATTCTGTTGTGGCAAATGCCGGCAACAGTTATCAACCGAATCCTATTCAACGACCAAACGCCCAGCAATCAGGTGTTGTTGGTAAAGGTGgtatgatgaatcaatcatcaaataatcgaaatggttcaaacaaatcattcaataatcaacaagGAATTGGAAAATCTAGACAATATCAAAATCGTAACAATAGTACACCATCACCAGGTActaacatcaacaataattctgctattaatcaaacaaatactGCTACATCGACTAATGTTAATGCCGATTACAATGAATCTGGATCCACCGGTACAACAAATACATCACAAACGTCGACAGTTCCCGCAACAAATATAACTGGTACCGTAAAAGATTAA